The Pirellulales bacterium DNA segment TGCAAAATGCACATTACAAACTTTCCACAATACTCCGATCGACCCGTTCGGTCATCGAGGGCTTGGTTGGCGTTGCTCAGGCCCAGAGCTAAACAGCTTCTGGGCCTGATCGGTTGACGATTTCCATTCATCCAACCCAAAATCAATTCAGCACACCAACCAACCTATCATTTATGAATGTCACCACCAACGCATCGACAAAGAACCAAACGGCGGTTAGCCAAACGACTACGCCACGCATCATTAAAATCTTCGATACAACGCTCCGCGACGGCGAGCAATCGCCGGGCGCGAGCATGAACATTACCGAGAAACTGGAAATCGCCCAGGCGCTGGTCGATCTGGGTGTCGACATCATCGAAGCGGGCTTTCCGATCGCCTCTCCCGGCGATTTTGAAGCCGTCAAGCAAATCGCCGCCAATATTCGCGGCTCGACGATCTGCGGCCTGGCGCGCTGTAACGACGCCGATATCGACCGCGCGTGGGAAGCCCTCAAAGGGGCCTCGCAAGCACGCATTCACGTTTTTCTGGCTACCAGCGCCATCCATCGAGAATTCAAGCTCAAGATGGATAAAGACGAAATCATTCGCCGCGCCGTCGCGGGCGTAAAGCGAGCCGTCAGCTATTGCGACGACGTCGAGTTTTCGCCCGAAGACGCCGCCCGCACCGAAATCGATTTCCTCTGCCAGGTCGTCGAGGCGGCCATCGCCGCCGGAGCCACGACGGTCAATATCCCCGACACCGTGGGCTACGCCACGCCGGCACATTATGGCAACGTCATTCGGGCGCTGAAAGATCGCGTGCCAAATATCGACCGGGCGGTCATCAGCGTACATTGCCACAACGACCTTGGTCTAGCGGTGGCCAACAGCCTAGCGGGCGTTGAAAGCGGCGCGGGGCAAGTCGAATGCACGATCAACGGTATCGGCGAGCGGGCGGGTAATTGCTCGCTGGAAGAAGTCGTGATGGCCCTGCGGACAAGGCAAGATTACTACCGCTGCGACACGCGCATCAACACGCCGCGGCTCGTTCCCACCAGCCGCCTCGTGTCAAACATCACGGGCATGCAAGTGCAGCGGAACAAAGCGATCGTCGGCCGAAATGCCTTCGCCCACGAAGCGGGCATCCATCAAGATGGCATGCTCAAAGAGCCGCGCACGTACGAAATTATGCGTCCCGAAGACGTCGGCCTGTCGAAAACCGACCTGGTGCTCGGCAAGCACAGCGGCCGCGCCGCCCTGGCCGACCGCGCGCGGGCGCTCGGCTATCATCTCACGGGCGAGCAACTGCAAACGGTTTTCGAGCAATTTAAGCAACTGGCCGACAAGAAAAAGGACATCTACGACGGCGACATCGCGGCACTCTGCGAGCAGCAAATCCTGGATGTGCCGGAAACCTGGTCGTTCGTTTCCTACCATGTCAGTTGCGGTACCGAAGGGAAGCCGACAGTGCAGCTCACCCTCCGTCGCGGCGACGAAAACATCAGCGAGACAATGACGGCAGGCGATGGCCCGGTGGACGCCATTTTCCTGGCGATTGAAAAGATCACCGACCTGGATGTTAAATGCCGCGACTTTCGCGTTCAGGCCGTCACCGTCGGCAAAGATGCTCAAGGTGAAGTGAATGTCGAAGTCGAGCACAGCAATCGCGTCTACCGCGGTCGCGGCGTCTCGACCGACAGCGTCGAAGCCAGTGCCCTGGCGTTTCTCAATGCCATGAACCGCATTACTTTGACGTCTGGCGAGCGGTTACATCCACAGCATAGCGTGTAAGCGGATCGTAGGTAGTAAGCGGTAGGCGGTGTTGAAATCGTGCATTTTGCTGGCGCTTCAACCGTATCCCGTATACTGCTGATCGCGTTCCCCTTACGCCACAAACGCCAACCAATAAAACGCCCACCCAGTGACCGCGGTTAACGTCATGTCCACCGCTGCGACCCAGCCCCAAAATCGATGCCGCCGGCTATACGCTGACGGTCCTGGTGGTTGGGGAATCTTCCTCAGCGCACCGATCACGACATAGAGCCATACGGCAGCCGTGGATATCGAAAATACCAGATGCAAATTCAAGCTCGCCCAAACTCCGCTGGGCCAATAGGGCGATGGTTCCGCTCGCTGGCGCCAGCCGCTGATCGCTTGCATGTCAATTTCAAATGCCATGACGGCCACCAGCAGGATGCTCGCCAGCGTCAATTGTACCCTCTTATGCAGCACATACCGCCGCCGATTGCGCACCTGCCAAATGCTCCACCCCATCACCGGCAGCACCAAGATCATCGTCAACACCACCAGATCGAGCATCACCGATGCGCGCGTGCCCAGAAAACCGTCGATGCCGCGGTATTGTGCGAACAACGTGGAAGAAAGCAGCCGAATTGATCCCGAATTCATATCCGGCAATATAACCGTCCATTCACTTGGCGACTACAATGAGATGGCGCTCCCATCTTACTCGGTCGGTAGAGGAGGAGGTTGCCGCATCGGAGTTTCGCCCACGAGAGTCCGTGGAAAGGCCGAACCGCTTCCTGCTTGCTGCGGCTGGAGAGCAACGCTTCGCACATCACCGGCCGGGTGTTACTTGCCATACCATCGATGTCCGCCCCGAATCCGTTCGATCAACTCAGAAAACTTGCCGCTTTGCGAGACGAAGGAGTGATCGACTCTGTGGAGTTCGATCGTCTGAAGGCGCAGTTGTTGGCACAAGTGGGTGGCGTCGCCAACGCCGCGTCGCTGGTCGAAAACCATGTGCAGACGCTCCTGGACGCCTCGGTCGCCGTCGATGCGGCACTCGCTCCTCCAGGCGACCGAGTGGCCATCACGTCAAGCCAAGTCGATGAATCGCAACTGCGCCTGACCGCTCTTCAAAGGCAAGTCGAGCACCTGGCTGGAGTTCACCAAGATCTGCTGGCCCGTGCAGCCTCCACGCATCGGCGCGTGCGGCATGACGCTTTTCTGCTGCGTGCCCGCCAATCGTTTCGCAACTTCGCGCTGGGGCGAATCGCTCCCGCCCTAGTGGCTGCGGGCGTCGGAATGGTCGTTGGCTGCGTCTTGGTCGGAATGTTCCCTTTTCCCACCCGCGTCGTTTTAGCTGGCGGCTTTTTGACCGCCGGAGCCGCCTTACTGGCAATGCTTCACTTGCTTGTGCATCCGCGCGACCAATTCGTTCAGGAACGCTTGACGACCGATCAGCCGAAACTCGCCCAACTTCGATCGCAGATTGCTGACAATGAGCCCACGGTGGCCGCGGCGCAGAAAGCGTTCGATGCAGCCAAGCATCATCATGCCGAGCTTGTTCGGCAATTCAATAGTCGTCGCAATGAACTGCTGTCGTTCGATTGGCGCGACCTACGGGGCGTTTCATTTGAGAAATTCGTGCGGGCGATTTTCGACGATCTAGGCTATCGGGCGCGTGCGGCGAAACTCGACAGCGATCAAGGCGTTGACTTTGTCGCCGAGAAAGGCGACGAATCGGTTGCCGTGCAGGTCAAAGGCTGCGCAGAAATGGTCGAGAACAGCTCGATCCAAAAAGTCCACACTGGAATGAGCCGACACCGCTGCGTCCGCTGCGCCGTAATCACCAACAGCACATTTACTCCCTCGGCCATCGAACTGGCCGCTCGCACCGGCTGCGTGCTGGTCGATCGGTCAAGAATTCATTTACTGATCCAGGGCAAGATCCAACTGTAGTCGCCAGCCGAGGTCGGCGCACGGTTGCATGAAGCGGCCGCCGAATTCGGCGGGAATTCAGATTCACCGTATCCGCAAGGAACATTGACAAGCCTGTCGGCCCGTCGGAGTGCAGCATTCGAATGCGCCAAGAAGCGGCGGACTAGCAGCTTCGGAAAAAATCGTCGTGCGGGTGACAAGCTTCAACGTGCGGGTTGCTCATCGACCTGCTTGCGACCATTCCGTTTAGCGTTTCATTTACGTTCGACCGCGATCTCGATTCCGGTAATTGCAAGTCGCATAAGCTAATTTGCACCTGGCTCTGACACAGATGAGCTTCCAGACGGCGCAACCGGGAATTGCGTCTGCCAGGCGACGAAATTCGCGCCATCCACGTTGCCATCTGCATCAAAGTCGCCGGATGGAAGGAGCGTTAGCTCGCCGGTCGTGTACGGCTAAATCGTCGTAAAAAATACCGGAAGAGGTCTAGTCTTGAAACAGTAATTTCCACGATACGTTGGAGGTTCTGCCTTATTTGCTTACCGTCGCTCCATCACTTCCCGCGTTTCGGTCCTGCGGTTGCAGTGGAATTCTACGCCGCGCTAATTTAAACGTGTGAATTGACCTACCAGCGGCGACTGGGAATGGGGCGGATCAACGCCTAAAATGGTAGCAACGCGACGCCAATGGACTGTTCACGTTTGAAAAGAGTTGAAACGAGAGAGGACGCAAGAATCGGCTTTCTTTGCCCAATTTCTCCTCAAATACGGATCCCAATGCCCGACATTCAACGCATGACCGTTCCCCGCTTCGCGGCCCTCAAGCAGGCCGGGCGGAAAATCACCGTG contains these protein-coding regions:
- a CDS encoding DUF420 domain-containing protein, whose product is MNSGSIRLLSSTLFAQYRGIDGFLGTRASVMLDLVVLTMILVLPVMGWSIWQVRNRRRYVLHKRVQLTLASILLVAVMAFEIDMQAISGWRQRAEPSPYWPSGVWASLNLHLVFSISTAAVWLYVVIGALRKIPQPPGPSAYSRRHRFWGWVAAVDMTLTAVTGWAFYWLAFVA
- a CDS encoding 2-isopropylmalate synthase, with the protein product MNVTTNASTKNQTAVSQTTTPRIIKIFDTTLRDGEQSPGASMNITEKLEIAQALVDLGVDIIEAGFPIASPGDFEAVKQIAANIRGSTICGLARCNDADIDRAWEALKGASQARIHVFLATSAIHREFKLKMDKDEIIRRAVAGVKRAVSYCDDVEFSPEDAARTEIDFLCQVVEAAIAAGATTVNIPDTVGYATPAHYGNVIRALKDRVPNIDRAVISVHCHNDLGLAVANSLAGVESGAGQVECTINGIGERAGNCSLEEVVMALRTRQDYYRCDTRINTPRLVPTSRLVSNITGMQVQRNKAIVGRNAFAHEAGIHQDGMLKEPRTYEIMRPEDVGLSKTDLVLGKHSGRAALADRARALGYHLTGEQLQTVFEQFKQLADKKKDIYDGDIAALCEQQILDVPETWSFVSYHVSCGTEGKPTVQLTLRRGDENISETMTAGDGPVDAIFLAIEKITDLDVKCRDFRVQAVTVGKDAQGEVNVEVEHSNRVYRGRGVSTDSVEASALAFLNAMNRITLTSGERLHPQHSV
- a CDS encoding restriction endonuclease → MSAPNPFDQLRKLAALRDEGVIDSVEFDRLKAQLLAQVGGVANAASLVENHVQTLLDASVAVDAALAPPGDRVAITSSQVDESQLRLTALQRQVEHLAGVHQDLLARAASTHRRVRHDAFLLRARQSFRNFALGRIAPALVAAGVGMVVGCVLVGMFPFPTRVVLAGGFLTAGAALLAMLHLLVHPRDQFVQERLTTDQPKLAQLRSQIADNEPTVAAAQKAFDAAKHHHAELVRQFNSRRNELLSFDWRDLRGVSFEKFVRAIFDDLGYRARAAKLDSDQGVDFVAEKGDESVAVQVKGCAEMVENSSIQKVHTGMSRHRCVRCAVITNSTFTPSAIELAARTGCVLVDRSRIHLLIQGKIQL